One genomic segment of Pseudomonas sp. RU47 includes these proteins:
- a CDS encoding MerR family transcriptional regulator, whose amino-acid sequence MYIGKAAQLSGTTVKSIRHYEEIGLLPEPKREGKYRIYSQQSVEVLTFIKCAQQLGFKLKELQVILNNYRGDEFPWDMAQRAIAEKKAELVTQIGDLQQLHDGLEAFESNLNDARQECQFERIARYGEKNPVNTLN is encoded by the coding sequence ATGTATATCGGCAAAGCCGCCCAGCTGTCGGGCACCACTGTCAAAAGCATTCGCCACTACGAAGAAATCGGCCTGTTGCCCGAGCCCAAGCGTGAAGGCAAATACCGCATCTACAGCCAGCAAAGTGTCGAGGTGTTGACGTTCATCAAGTGCGCCCAGCAACTGGGCTTCAAGCTCAAAGAGCTGCAGGTGATCCTCAACAACTACCGCGGCGACGAATTCCCGTGGGACATGGCGCAACGAGCCATTGCCGAAAAAAAAGCCGAACTGGTGACCCAGATCGGCGATTTGCAGCAATTGCACGACGGCCTCGAAGCGTTCGAAAGCAACCTCAACGATGCGCGCCAGGAATGCCAGTTCGAGCGCATTGCCCGTTATGGCGAAAAAAACCCGGTCAATACTCTGAACTGA
- a CDS encoding LysR substrate-binding domain-containing protein has translation MHFDLTDLRLYLHILDTGNITAGAARSHLSLAAASARIRAMEASLGSDFLERGRRGVTPTPAGKALAHHARILLQQAERMQQDLADYAQGVKGQVRLLCNTTAITEYLPEVLADFLRDHPNLDIDLQELPSARITHALRQGAADLGIVSDAVDTSGLQTRAFRDDPLVMVLPPGHALASRASLTFGETLAHDYVALGANSALAIHLEEQALHIGQRMTIRIRTDGFDGVMRMVARGAGLAIVPKIAVERWAPLHALICRPLDDLWANRTLKLCARDFAHLPGYARALLDALIP, from the coding sequence ATGCACTTCGACCTCACCGACCTGCGCCTCTATCTGCACATCCTCGACACCGGCAATATCACCGCCGGCGCCGCCCGCAGCCATTTATCCCTGGCCGCCGCCAGCGCCAGAATCCGCGCCATGGAAGCCTCGCTCGGCAGCGATTTCCTTGAGCGCGGCCGCCGTGGCGTCACCCCGACGCCCGCCGGCAAAGCCCTCGCCCACCATGCGCGCATCCTTCTGCAACAGGCCGAACGCATGCAGCAGGATCTGGCCGACTACGCCCAAGGCGTCAAAGGTCAGGTGCGCTTGCTGTGCAACACCACGGCGATCACCGAATACCTGCCGGAAGTACTCGCGGACTTCCTCCGCGATCATCCCAATCTCGACATCGACTTGCAGGAGCTGCCCAGCGCGCGCATCACCCACGCCTTGCGTCAGGGCGCGGCGGACTTGGGCATCGTGTCTGACGCGGTAGACACCAGCGGCTTGCAAACCCGCGCGTTTCGCGATGATCCACTGGTAATGGTTTTACCGCCGGGTCATGCCCTGGCGAGCCGCGCCTCGCTGACGTTCGGCGAAACCCTGGCGCATGACTACGTGGCGCTGGGCGCCAACAGTGCACTGGCGATTCATCTGGAGGAACAGGCCCTGCACATCGGCCAGCGCATGACTATCCGCATCCGCACCGATGGCTTTGACGGTGTCATGCGCATGGTCGCTCGCGGCGCGGGCCTGGCCATCGTGCCCAAGATTGCCGTCGAGCGTTGGGCCCCCCTGCATGCGCTGATCTGCCGTCCGCTCGACGACCTCTGGGCGAATCGCACCTTGAAACTGTGCGCGCGGGATTTCGCGCACCTGCCCGGTTACGCCCGTGCCCTGCTCGATGCGCTGATACCTTGA
- a CDS encoding NAD(P)H-dependent oxidoreductase, with protein MKKVLLLNGGKKFAHSDGRYNATLHEAALSVLDRGGVDVKTTFIDEGYDVAEEVAKFLWADVIIYQMPGWWMGAPWTVKKYLDEVFTEGHGSLYASDGRTRSDASQKYGSGGLIQGKQYMLSLTWNAPQQAFDDPTDFFEAKGVDAVYFPFHKANEFLGMTGLPTFLCVDVMKRPNIEADVARYEQHLTEVFGLKG; from the coding sequence ATGAAAAAAGTGCTGTTGCTCAATGGCGGTAAGAAATTCGCTCACTCCGACGGTCGCTACAACGCCACCCTGCATGAGGCCGCGCTGAGCGTGCTCGATCGTGGCGGTGTCGATGTGAAAACCACGTTCATCGACGAGGGCTACGACGTCGCTGAAGAAGTGGCCAAATTCCTTTGGGCCGACGTGATCATTTATCAGATGCCTGGCTGGTGGATGGGCGCGCCATGGACGGTGAAAAAGTACCTCGACGAAGTCTTCACCGAAGGCCACGGCAGCCTCTACGCCAGCGATGGCCGCACCCGTTCCGACGCCTCGCAGAAGTACGGCAGCGGTGGCCTGATTCAGGGCAAGCAATACATGCTGTCGCTGACCTGGAATGCACCGCAGCAGGCCTTTGATGACCCGACTGATTTCTTTGAGGCCAAAGGTGTCGACGCGGTGTACTTCCCATTCCACAAGGCCAACGAGTTTCTCGGTATGACCGGGTTGCCGACGTTCCTCTGTGTCGACGTGATGAAGCGTCCGAACATCGAGGCTGATGTGGCGCGTTATGAGCAGCATTTGACCGAGGTGTTTGGTCTCAAGGGCTGA
- a CDS encoding NAD-dependent epimerase/dehydratase family protein, producing MNVFVTGAAGFIGGSIATGLVKAGHQVTGLVRSAEQAEELKAIGITPVIGTLDDKTLLAEQARAADAVINAASSDHRGAVEALLDALRGSNKVFLHTSGSSIVGDASGGKSSDVIYYEDNLPEPTVDKAARVAIDNLILAAAKDGVNSAVICNTLIYGHSLGVNRDSVQLPRLLKQARKSGVVRHVGTGQNIWSNVHIEDVVALYLLALTKNVPGTFYFVESGEASFIDMTTAMAEALNLGQPQDWPLKDAEAEWGYEMANYGLGSNSRVRGKHARELLGWVPKRTSVVEWIRNEMV from the coding sequence ATGAACGTATTCGTCACCGGCGCTGCCGGTTTTATCGGCGGCTCGATCGCTACCGGTCTGGTCAAGGCCGGGCATCAAGTCACCGGTCTGGTGCGCAGCGCCGAACAGGCTGAAGAGCTGAAAGCCATCGGGATCACCCCGGTCATCGGCACTCTCGACGACAAAACACTGCTCGCCGAACAGGCCCGCGCTGCCGACGCGGTGATCAACGCCGCCAGCAGCGACCATCGCGGTGCAGTTGAAGCGTTGCTCGATGCCTTGCGCGGTTCCAACAAAGTGTTCCTGCACACCAGCGGTTCGAGCATCGTCGGTGATGCCTCGGGCGGTAAATCCAGCGATGTCATCTACTACGAGGACAATCTGCCGGAGCCGACCGTCGACAAGGCCGCCCGCGTGGCCATCGACAACCTGATCCTCGCGGCGGCGAAGGACGGCGTGAATTCCGCCGTTATCTGCAACACGCTGATCTACGGCCACAGCCTGGGCGTCAATCGCGACAGCGTGCAATTGCCACGACTGCTCAAGCAAGCACGCAAAAGCGGCGTGGTGCGCCACGTCGGTACCGGCCAGAACATCTGGTCCAACGTGCACATCGAAGACGTCGTCGCCCTCTACCTGCTGGCGCTGACCAAGAACGTCCCGGGCACGTTCTACTTTGTCGAAAGCGGCGAAGCGTCGTTCATCGACATGACCACCGCCATGGCCGAAGCGCTGAATCTGGGTCAACCGCAAGACTGGCCGCTGAAAGACGCCGAAGCCGAATGGGGCTACGAAATGGCCAACTACGGCCTCGGCTCCAACAGCCGCGTGCGTGGCAAGCATGCGCGCGAACTGCTGGGCTGGGTGCCGAAGCGTACGTCGGTGGTTGAATGGATTCGTAACGAAATGGTGTGA
- a CDS encoding LysR family transcriptional regulator, whose product MKARSDELQIFVCVIECGSISAAAEQVGQTPSAVSRTLSRLEAKLDTTLINRTTRRMDLTEEGKYFFEQAKLILDQMEQLEERLSSRQQTPSGRLRINAASPFMLHAVVPYIDEFRRLYPDIQLELNSNDLIIDLLEQSTDIAIRIGTLADSTLHARSLGCSPLLIVASPAYLEKHGAPQQVADLSEHTLLGFTQNEGLNQWPLRYVHGDRWPITPAISASSGETVRHLALEGQGIACLSHFMTIDDIRAGRLKVLLGEFNSGYRQPINAVYYRNSQLALRIQCFLDFIQSKLAAYASADFKG is encoded by the coding sequence GTGAAAGCCAGATCCGATGAGTTGCAGATTTTCGTCTGCGTGATCGAGTGCGGTTCGATCTCCGCCGCCGCCGAACAGGTCGGGCAAACGCCGTCGGCGGTCAGCCGCACGTTGTCGAGGCTGGAAGCCAAGCTCGACACCACGCTGATCAATCGCACCACGCGGCGCATGGACCTGACCGAGGAGGGCAAGTATTTCTTTGAGCAAGCCAAGCTGATTCTCGATCAGATGGAGCAACTCGAAGAGCGCCTGTCCTCGCGCCAGCAAACCCCATCCGGGCGCTTGCGGATCAATGCCGCATCACCGTTCATGCTCCACGCGGTGGTCCCGTACATCGACGAATTCCGTCGGCTCTATCCGGACATCCAGCTCGAACTCAACAGCAATGACCTGATCATTGACCTGCTGGAACAAAGCACCGACATCGCCATCCGTATCGGCACTCTCGCCGATTCGACGCTGCACGCGCGCTCGCTCGGCTGCAGCCCGCTGTTGATCGTCGCCAGCCCCGCCTACCTGGAAAAACATGGCGCGCCGCAGCAAGTCGCCGATCTGAGCGAACACACCTTGCTTGGCTTCACCCAGAACGAAGGCCTCAATCAATGGCCGCTGCGCTATGTGCACGGCGACCGCTGGCCGATCACCCCGGCAATCAGCGCCTCCAGCGGCGAGACCGTGCGCCATCTGGCGCTGGAAGGGCAGGGCATCGCTTGCCTGTCGCACTTCATGACCATCGACGACATCCGTGCCGGGCGCCTGAAAGTCCTGCTCGGCGAATTCAACAGCGGCTATCGCCAGCCGATCAATGCGGTGTACTACCGGAACTCGCAACTGGCGCTGCGCATTCAGTGTTTTCTCGACTTCATCCAGAGCAAACTCGCCGCTTACGCCAGCGCCGATTTCAAGGGCTGA
- a CDS encoding NAD(P)H-dependent oxidoreductase: MSKRMLVILGHPSTDSFCGALSETYVQAAKDAGHDVRLLRLDALAFDPVLHEGYNKIQPLEPDLLQAQADITWAEHLTFVYPIWWGGIPALLKGFVDRIFLPGFAFKYREGKAFPDKLLKGRTAHLLVTMDTPYWYYKWVYGMPGLHQMRKTTLEFCGIKPLKTLTFGPILGSKPKQRENWLEQARVSAAC, translated from the coding sequence ATGAGCAAACGAATGCTCGTGATTCTGGGTCACCCCTCCACCGACAGTTTTTGCGGGGCATTGAGCGAGACCTACGTGCAGGCGGCCAAAGACGCCGGGCATGACGTCCGCCTGTTGCGCCTGGACGCGCTGGCGTTCGACCCGGTTCTGCACGAGGGTTACAACAAGATTCAGCCACTGGAGCCGGATCTGCTGCAAGCCCAGGCCGACATCACCTGGGCTGAACACCTGACGTTTGTCTATCCGATCTGGTGGGGCGGGATTCCGGCGTTGCTGAAGGGATTTGTCGATCGGATTTTCCTGCCCGGTTTCGCCTTCAAGTATCGCGAAGGCAAAGCGTTCCCGGACAAGCTGCTCAAGGGCCGCACTGCGCATCTGCTGGTGACCATGGACACGCCGTACTGGTATTACAAATGGGTCTACGGCATGCCGGGGCTGCATCAGATGCGCAAGACCACCCTGGAATTCTGCGGGATCAAGCCATTGAAGACGCTGACCTTCGGGCCAATTCTAGGCTCCAAACCGAAACAGCGCGAAAACTGGCTGGAGCAAGCCCGCGTGAGCGCCGCCTGCTGA
- a CDS encoding efflux RND transporter permease subunit, which yields MERYLNFVERYARAIVFLLVAITAYFTYTLGALVSDTNPYLLKESHPARKTIIDLQGEFTGTFDSVMVALNNPQTVFNKSTLNALFSMSQSVRKMILANDADKDQLAQIVARHPDDSRAQLLTRDILDGGFSQNDYANAKALRDHAQSQNWDSHDQLFLSFLAERINPIREMASMGDLENIVLTDDGELLIHKTLNAYDMDPAVVESQIMGNELMVDGVVSKDKKVAMLVAELGTKQDDAQAQLRAYQIVRGIVAQYQAEHPEYKDEIFIAGMPIFIAAQQEIIDHDLAVLFPIVFLLITLLLIFFFRKPLGVLLPLFNILFCTIWTLGLMALLRVPFDLLTSVLPVFLFTICCSDAIHVMAEYYEQKNAGKSNREANRETQRLMVVPVVLTTVTTIATFMISTTNNIVSIRNFGVFMSIGLTAALIISLLLIPAWISIWGKDQPQQAKAVVHQESIISRYLVAFCAWMIRFRKPILMVMLPLLALATVFTFRVDIEDSGIAYFKPESHIRVSDQFINHAKVAGTAPGWIAIDSKEPRGVLTTEVVQFIDKLDHFIKQQPNVSYGYSLATYVKRMNLVLNDMNPDYLRVPNAVEKVTSVNDDGQVERFEVPGNSLIEQHVMLFENGGGSDLNNVLNADFSKALTLYTMTSSVASDYQGMLDRLDAWLLINKPANLEVTHAGTPLIWTGVLQEITQGQVLSFSLALLVVTLMMMYWLKSVRLGVLGMLTLLTTSVTVYGFMFLFGIELNIGTTLVTFLVVGVVDYAVHLLSRIKLLVQQGIEIDAAILQAMHSVGRSTVINVVIFSVGFMALLFSDFKPIVDLGALVAMALFSSGVMTIVLVTLVSPWFFAAIAPVHAPVQALRTEGEVVPG from the coding sequence ATGGAAAGATATCTGAATTTCGTCGAGCGCTATGCGCGGGCGATTGTTTTCCTGCTGGTGGCGATTACGGCGTATTTCACTTATACGCTGGGCGCGCTGGTGTCCGACACCAACCCTTACCTGCTCAAGGAAAGCCACCCGGCGCGCAAGACCATCATCGATTTGCAGGGTGAATTCACCGGCACGTTCGACTCGGTCATGGTGGCGCTGAACAACCCGCAAACGGTGTTCAACAAATCGACGCTCAACGCGCTGTTTTCGATGTCGCAATCAGTGCGCAAGATGATTCTGGCCAACGATGCCGATAAGGATCAGCTGGCGCAGATCGTTGCCCGGCACCCGGACGACAGCCGTGCGCAGTTGTTGACCCGGGACATTCTCGACGGCGGTTTTTCGCAGAACGATTACGCCAACGCCAAGGCCTTGCGTGATCATGCCCAGAGTCAGAACTGGGATTCCCATGATCAGCTGTTCCTGTCCTTTCTCGCCGAGCGGATCAACCCGATCCGCGAAATGGCCTCGATGGGCGACCTGGAAAACATCGTCCTGACCGACGACGGTGAGCTGTTGATCCACAAAACCCTGAATGCCTATGACATGGACCCGGCAGTGGTCGAGTCGCAGATCATGGGCAACGAATTGATGGTCGACGGGGTGGTTTCCAAAGACAAGAAAGTCGCGATGCTGGTGGCTGAGCTCGGCACCAAGCAGGACGACGCTCAGGCGCAATTGCGCGCCTATCAGATCGTGCGCGGCATCGTCGCGCAATATCAGGCTGAACACCCGGAGTACAAGGACGAAATCTTCATCGCCGGCATGCCGATCTTCATCGCCGCGCAGCAGGAAATCATCGATCACGACCTGGCCGTGCTGTTCCCGATTGTGTTTTTGCTGATTACCTTGCTACTGATTTTCTTCTTCCGCAAACCACTGGGCGTGCTGCTGCCGCTGTTCAATATTCTGTTCTGCACCATCTGGACGTTGGGGCTGATGGCGCTATTGCGCGTGCCGTTCGACCTGCTGACCAGTGTGCTGCCGGTGTTCCTGTTCACCATTTGCTGCTCCGATGCGATCCACGTGATGGCTGAATATTACGAGCAGAAAAACGCCGGCAAGAGCAATCGCGAGGCCAACCGCGAAACCCAGCGCTTGATGGTGGTGCCGGTGGTGTTGACGACCGTGACGACCATCGCCACGTTCATGATTTCCACCACCAACAACATTGTCAGCATCCGTAATTTCGGCGTGTTCATGTCGATCGGTCTGACCGCGGCGCTGATCATTTCGCTGTTGCTGATTCCGGCGTGGATTTCCATCTGGGGCAAGGATCAGCCGCAGCAAGCCAAGGCTGTGGTGCACCAGGAATCGATCATCTCGCGCTATCTGGTGGCGTTCTGTGCCTGGATGATCCGCTTTCGCAAACCGATCCTGATGGTCATGCTGCCGCTGCTGGCACTGGCCACGGTGTTCACGTTCCGCGTCGATATCGAAGACTCCGGCATCGCCTACTTCAAGCCGGAAAGCCACATTCGCGTGTCCGATCAGTTCATCAACCACGCCAAAGTGGCGGGGACGGCGCCGGGCTGGATCGCCATCGACAGCAAAGAACCACGCGGCGTGCTGACCACCGAAGTGGTGCAGTTCATCGACAAGCTCGACCACTTCATCAAACAGCAACCGAACGTCAGTTACGGCTATTCCCTGGCCACGTACGTCAAGCGTATGAACCTGGTGCTCAACGACATGAACCCGGATTATCTGCGGGTGCCGAATGCCGTGGAGAAGGTCACGTCAGTCAATGACGACGGGCAGGTCGAGCGTTTTGAAGTACCGGGCAATTCGCTGATCGAGCAGCACGTGATGCTGTTCGAAAACGGTGGCGGTTCGGACCTGAACAACGTGCTCAACGCCGATTTCTCCAAGGCCTTGACCCTGTACACCATGACCTCGTCGGTCGCCAGCGACTATCAGGGCATGCTCGACCGCCTCGATGCCTGGCTGCTGATCAACAAACCGGCGAACCTGGAGGTGACCCACGCCGGCACGCCGTTGATCTGGACGGGCGTACTGCAGGAAATCACTCAGGGCCAGGTGCTGAGTTTTTCCCTGGCCTTGCTGGTCGTTACGCTGATGATGATGTACTGGCTCAAATCGGTGCGCCTCGGGGTGCTCGGCATGCTGACCTTGCTGACCACCTCGGTGACGGTCTACGGCTTTATGTTCCTGTTCGGCATCGAGCTGAACATCGGCACGACGCTGGTGACGTTCCTGGTGGTCGGTGTGGTCGATTACGCAGTGCACCTGCTGTCGCGCATCAAGTTGCTGGTGCAGCAGGGAATCGAGATCGACGCGGCTATTTTGCAGGCGATGCACAGCGTCGGCCGTTCGACGGTGATCAACGTGGTGATCTTCTCGGTAGGCTTCATGGCGCTGCTGTTTTCCGACTTCAAACCGATTGTCGATCTGGGCGCACTGGTGGCGATGGCGCTGTTTTCCAGCGGGGTCATGACCATTGTCCTGGTGACGCTGGTATCGCCGTGGTTCTTTGCGGCGATTGCGCCGGTGCATGCGCCGGTTCAAGCGCTGCGCACAGAAGGGGAGGTGGTACCGGGCTGA
- a CDS encoding sulfite exporter TauE/SafE family protein: MNTLTDFYQHLGLALSLLVITTFILAGLIKGVIGLGLPTVAMGLLGLAMAPSQAAALLIIPATLTNVWQLAFGGHLKGLIKRLWPMLLMIFLGTGVGTMWIGMAGGQWVVRGLGAALLLYALSGLFLPTLSVNPRHEGWLGPACGLITGVITSATGVFVIPAVPYLQALGLNRDQLVQALGLSFTVSTLALAAGLLWRGALGGGELTASLLALIPAVLGMLLGQWLRQRISALLFKRVFFIGLGALGAHLLISG; encoded by the coding sequence ATGAACACACTCACAGATTTCTACCAACACCTCGGTCTAGCCCTGTCCTTGCTGGTCATCACGACCTTCATCCTCGCCGGCCTGATCAAAGGCGTCATCGGCCTCGGCCTGCCCACCGTTGCCATGGGCTTGCTCGGTCTGGCTATGGCGCCGTCGCAGGCAGCCGCATTGCTGATTATTCCAGCAACCCTGACCAATGTCTGGCAACTGGCATTCGGCGGACATTTGAAAGGACTGATCAAACGCCTCTGGCCGATGCTGCTGATGATCTTTCTCGGCACCGGCGTCGGCACAATGTGGATCGGCATGGCAGGCGGGCAGTGGGTGGTGCGCGGACTCGGCGCGGCACTGTTGCTCTACGCGTTGAGCGGATTGTTTTTGCCAACGCTGAGTGTCAATCCACGTCATGAAGGCTGGCTGGGTCCGGCGTGCGGTTTGATCACGGGTGTCATCACTTCGGCCACCGGCGTCTTCGTGATCCCGGCGGTGCCGTACCTGCAAGCGCTGGGGTTAAATCGCGATCAACTGGTGCAGGCGCTGGGCCTGTCCTTCACCGTTTCAACGTTGGCACTGGCCGCTGGATTGCTCTGGCGCGGCGCCCTCGGTGGCGGCGAACTCACTGCCTCGCTGCTGGCGTTGATCCCGGCGGTGCTGGGCATGTTGCTCGGTCAATGGCTGCGCCAGAGGATCAGCGCCTTGCTGTTCAAGCGCGTGTTCTTCATCGGTCTGGGCGCGCTCGGCGCCCATCTGCTGATCAGCGGTTAG
- a CDS encoding outer membrane lipoprotein-sorting protein, which produces MLPFLKSLTTAALILGSACASAAEAGNADEIIRQVRDRNDGNSFMSQVSLILHDKKGNTRVREFTYLQKDYPDSDKFSMYFSAPTDVRDVAFHIENPHETLGLEDSQWMYLPVSRQTRRISTTDKRGSFMGSEYSYADLDKIRVKDYSQKLVGEEQIKGRDCYVIEREPASPEVLAKTGYNKLKVWIDKQNFLVMRQDFFDVKGVLIKQMRTQKVATIDSIDSIVLSETEHFIDGTRSEMRFNQLQYNVSLEDRLFTQTAIKRGLKTGDLPEFAVSAR; this is translated from the coding sequence ATGTTGCCGTTTTTGAAAAGTCTGACCACCGCCGCACTGATCCTCGGTAGCGCCTGCGCCAGTGCCGCCGAGGCTGGCAATGCCGATGAGATCATCCGTCAGGTACGCGATCGCAATGACGGGAACAGCTTCATGTCCCAGGTTTCGCTGATCCTGCATGACAAGAAAGGCAATACCCGCGTTCGCGAGTTCACCTACCTGCAAAAGGATTACCCGGACAGCGACAAATTCAGCATGTACTTTTCCGCGCCGACTGATGTGCGTGACGTTGCCTTCCACATCGAAAACCCGCACGAAACCCTCGGCCTGGAAGACAGCCAGTGGATGTACCTGCCGGTCAGTCGCCAGACCCGCCGCATCTCCACCACCGACAAGCGCGGCTCGTTCATGGGCAGTGAGTACTCGTATGCCGATCTGGACAAGATCCGCGTCAAAGACTACTCGCAGAAACTCGTCGGCGAAGAACAGATCAAGGGCCGCGACTGCTACGTGATCGAGCGCGAACCAGCCTCCCCCGAGGTGCTGGCCAAGACCGGTTACAACAAGCTGAAGGTGTGGATCGACAAGCAGAATTTCCTGGTCATGCGTCAGGATTTCTTCGACGTCAAAGGTGTGCTGATCAAGCAGATGCGCACGCAGAAAGTCGCGACCATCGATTCGATCGACAGCATTGTGCTCAGTGAAACCGAGCACTTCATCGACGGCACGCGCTCGGAAATGCGCTTCAACCAGTTGCAGTACAACGTCTCGCTGGAAGATCGCCTCTTCACCCAGACCGCCATCAAACGCGGGCTGAAAACCGGTGACCTGCCGGAATTTGCCGTGTCTGCCCGCTAA
- a CDS encoding DUF1302 family protein has product MPRFHNSHIVGAVWACMAAPTAMAEFTVADLKPDYADGEVGVATAMRLHGDDQVTQKAVYFKANLEDNWEGGYYKAKGRVRYDARYDGNNPYSERARDKYRFDADWRHLYVGHSLGDGEVTVGWQQVVWGRADELRVLDQINPLDYRDGLTPLLEDSRIAVPMVRFAQPLGEWELEALWITDFVKNRAPVEGSEFAAPLFAAPDPQYFLLDSKPGYDGDKGYSYGLSANGRIGAVDTSFVALSARQQDPVYAVEGLADDGRTRLERQFPRYTMGGAGLAIDAGHSIVVRSEVAYFDNWRVTNPTRAYGADSTPMVKSLLGVDYLLRDWLISAQWQEQVLLDWQDGMLQDKREPLFTLSAEGTHWQDRLKSRLVVAGSPPFQDDALLQGIFTYKPVDYIKLGLEVDVFFGKPEKTFGEYSKRDQVRLSAGYLF; this is encoded by the coding sequence ATGCCTCGATTTCACAACAGTCACATCGTGGGTGCGGTGTGGGCGTGCATGGCTGCGCCCACCGCGATGGCCGAATTTACCGTCGCTGATCTCAAGCCCGATTACGCCGACGGTGAAGTCGGCGTGGCCACGGCCATGCGCCTGCACGGCGACGATCAGGTCACGCAAAAAGCCGTGTATTTCAAAGCCAACCTGGAAGACAACTGGGAGGGCGGTTACTACAAGGCCAAGGGCCGCGTGCGTTACGACGCGCGCTACGACGGCAACAATCCGTACAGCGAACGGGCACGCGACAAATACCGTTTCGACGCCGATTGGCGGCACCTCTACGTCGGCCATTCGCTGGGTGACGGCGAAGTGACGGTGGGCTGGCAGCAAGTGGTCTGGGGCCGCGCGGATGAATTGCGCGTGCTCGATCAGATCAACCCGCTGGACTATCGCGATGGCCTGACGCCGCTGCTCGAAGACAGTCGCATCGCAGTGCCCATGGTGCGTTTTGCGCAACCGCTGGGCGAGTGGGAACTGGAAGCGCTGTGGATCACCGACTTCGTGAAAAACCGGGCGCCGGTTGAGGGCAGTGAATTTGCCGCGCCACTGTTTGCCGCGCCGGACCCGCAGTATTTCCTGCTCGACTCCAAGCCCGGCTATGACGGCGACAAGGGCTATTCCTATGGCCTGAGCGCCAACGGCCGGATCGGTGCGGTGGACACCAGTTTTGTTGCCTTGAGCGCCCGTCAGCAAGACCCGGTGTACGCCGTCGAAGGCCTCGCCGATGACGGTCGTACGCGACTGGAACGGCAGTTTCCCCGTTACACCATGGGCGGTGCCGGGCTGGCGATCGACGCCGGGCACAGCATCGTGGTGCGCAGCGAGGTCGCGTATTTCGACAACTGGCGAGTGACCAATCCGACGCGTGCATACGGCGCCGACAGCACGCCCATGGTCAAGTCGCTGCTGGGCGTCGACTACCTGCTGCGCGACTGGCTGATCTCTGCGCAGTGGCAGGAGCAGGTGTTGCTCGACTGGCAGGACGGCATGTTGCAGGACAAGCGCGAACCGCTGTTCACCCTGTCGGCCGAAGGCACTCATTGGCAGGACCGCCTCAAGAGTCGTCTGGTGGTCGCTGGCTCACCGCCGTTTCAGGACGACGCCTTGCTGCAAGGCATCTTCACCTACAAGCCGGTCGACTACATCAAGCTCGGCCTGGAAGTCGACGTGTTCTTCGGCAAGCCCGAGAAGACTTTCGGCGAGTACAGCAAGCGCGATCAAGTGCGGCTGTCGGCCGGCTATCTGTTCTGA
- a CDS encoding putative quinol monooxygenase, which translates to MSERLGFILHAKTRPEKAEAFEALFRAYVEPSRAEPGCIEYHMLRDKEDPTLFIFYEIWASQAHLDVHSNLPHMKAFFERRMDYLERDFDIRQIEMLSEASANR; encoded by the coding sequence ATGAGTGAACGCTTGGGTTTTATCCTGCACGCCAAGACCCGCCCGGAAAAAGCCGAGGCTTTCGAAGCGCTGTTTCGCGCTTATGTCGAGCCGAGTCGCGCTGAACCGGGTTGTATCGAGTACCACATGCTGCGCGACAAGGAAGATCCGACGCTGTTCATCTTCTACGAGATCTGGGCGTCCCAGGCGCATCTCGACGTGCACTCGAATCTGCCGCACATGAAGGCATTCTTTGAGCGACGCATGGATTATCTGGAACGTGATTTTGATATCCGCCAGATTGAAATGCTCAGCGAGGCTTCGGCTAACCGCTGA